One window of the Phoenix dactylifera cultivar Barhee BC4 unplaced genomic scaffold, palm_55x_up_171113_PBpolish2nd_filt_p 000672F, whole genome shotgun sequence genome contains the following:
- the LOC103698782 gene encoding 1,4-dihydroxy-2-naphthoyl-CoA thioesterase 1-like has translation MAPTPDPTGISSPSPATMTAAIDRTLHAIGFEFELISPEKVAGRLKVTTTCCQPFDVLNGGVSALIAETLASFGAYVATGFRRVVGVQLSTNHLKPAVLGEEVEAEARPIQKGKTIQVWEVQIQKRDPSTTGSKVLLSTSRVTLICNQQASESMKSYEETLKKYAKL, from the exons ATGGCACCAACTCCAGATCCCACAGGAATATCATCTCCATCTCCGGCAACAATGACTGCAGCTATCGACCGAACCCTCCATGCTATCGGTTTCGAGTTCGAGCTCATCTCACCGGAAAAGGTTGCAGGCAGGCTGAAGGTCACCACAACATGCTGCCAG CCTTTTGATGTGCTCAATGGAGGGGTGTCGGCTCTCATTGCAGAAACCTTAGCCAGCTTTGGAGCCTATGTGGCCACTGGATTCCGGAGAGTCGTTGGGGTTCAGCTCTCCACCAACCATCTCAAGCCAGCTGTGCTCGGCGAAGAAGTAGAGGCAGAAGCCAGGCCCATCCAGAAGGGCAAAACCATCCAG GTATGGGAGGTGCAGATCCAAAAGAGAGACCCTTCAACCACAGGGAGCAAAGTACTTCTGTCAACATCTAGGGTTACTCTAATATGTAATCAACAAGCATCAGAGAGCATGAAGAGCTATGAAGAGACTCTGAAGAAGTATGCCAAGCTTTGA